In a single window of the Cucumis melo cultivar AY chromosome 11, USDA_Cmelo_AY_1.0, whole genome shotgun sequence genome:
- the LOC103501950 gene encoding homeobox-leucine zipper protein REVOLUTA isoform X1 produces the protein MAMAIAHHRESSSGSITRHLDSSGKYVRYTSEQVEALERVYAECPKPSSLRRQQLVRECPILSNIEPKQIKVWFQNRRCREKQRKEASRLQTVNRKLNAMNKLLMEENDRLQKQVSQLVCENGFMRQQLHTVPAAATADASCDSVVTTPQPSRRDANNPAGLLSIAEETLAEFLSKATGTAVDWVQMPGMKPGPDSVGIFAISQSCGGVAARACGLVSLEPSKIAEILKDRPSWFRDCRSLEVFTMFPAGNGGTIELVYTQVYAPTTLAPARDFWTLRYTITLENGSLVVCERSLSGSGAGPSEAAAAQFVRAEMLPSGYLIRPCEGGGSIIHIVDHLNLEAWNVPEVLRPLYESSKVVAQKMTIAALRYVRQIAQETSGEVVYGLGRQPAVLRTFSQRLSRGFNDAVNGFNDNGWSLINCEGAEDVVLTVNSTKSFGTTSNPANSLTFPGGVLCAKASMLLQNIPPAVLVRFLREHRSEWADFNIDAYSAATLKANSYTYPGMRPTRFTGSQIIMPLGHTIEHEELLEVIRLEGHPMVQEDAFVSRDIHLLQICSGIDENAVGACSELIFAPIDEMFPDDAPLLPSGFRIIPLDSRTSDAKGSQRTLDLTSSLEVGSGTSNTAGDASSSQSARSVLTIAFQFPFESSLQDNVANMAHQYVRSVISSVQRVAMAISPSGGGPALGPKLSPGSPEALTLAHWICKSYSFQLGTELIKSDSLEGDSLLKNLWNHQDAILCCSLKQSLPVFLFANQAGLDMLETTLVALQDITLDKIFDESGRKALCADFPKLMQQGFAYLPGGICASTMGRHVSYEQAVAWKVLEADETTVHCLAFSFINWSFV, from the exons ATGGCCATGGCCATAGCTCATCACAGAGAGAGTAGTAGTGGGAGTATAACCAGGCATCTTGATAGTTCTGGGAAGTACGTTCGTTACACTTCAGAGCAGGTGGAGGCTCTTGAGAGAGTTTATGCTGAGTGCCCTAAGCCGAGTTCTCTTCGACGCCAGCAGCTTGTTCGGGAATGCCCAATTCTTTCCAACATAGAGCCCAAGCAGATCAAAGTCTGGTTTCAGAATCGCAG ATGTAGGGAGAAGCAAAGGAAGGAAGCTTCTCGGCTGCAAACGGTGAACAGAAAATTGAATGCTATGAACAAGTTGTTAATGGAGGAGAATGATCGGCTGCAGAAACAAGTGTCGCAATTGGTGTGTGAAAATGGGTTTATGCGGCAGCAATTGCATACA GTGCCGGCAGCAGCAACTGCTGATGCAAGCTGTGATTCTGTGGTCACCACTCCTCAACCCTCTCGACGAGATGCTAATAACCCAGCTGG ACTCCTCTCCATTGCAGAGGAGACCTTGGCAGAGTTCCTTTCAAAGGCTACAGGAACTGCTGTCGATTGGGTCCAGATGCCTGGGATGAAG CCTGGTCCGGATTCTGTTGGGATCTTTGCCATTTCACAAAGTTGTGGTGGAGTGGCAGCAAGAGCCTGTGGTCTTGTAAGTTTGGAGCCTTCGAAG ATTGCAGAGATCCTTAAAGATCGTCCATCATGGTTTCGTGATTGTCGAAGCCTTGAGGTTTTTACCATGTTTCCAGCTGGAAATGGTGGGACAATTGAACTTGTTTACACGCAG GTGTATGCTCCAACTACCCTTGCTCCTGCACGTGATTTTTGGACTCTAAGATATACAATAACTTTAGAAAATGGAAGCCTTGTG GTTTGCGAGAGATCTCTCTCTGGTTCTGGTGCTGGTCCTAGTGAAGCTGCTGCTGCTCAGTTTGTGAGAGCTGAGATGCTCCCAAGTGGTTATCTGATTCGACCATGTGAGGGTGGTGGGTCTATCATACATATTGTTGATCACCTAAATCTTGAG GCGTGGAATGTTCCTGAGGTGCTGCGGCCACTTTATGAATCGTCGAAAGTAGTGGCCCAGAAGATGACAATAGCA GCTCTGCGATACGTTAGGCAAATAGCCCAGGAGACAAGTGGTGAAGTGGTTTATGGTCTTGGCCGGCAACCTGCTGTTTTGCGAACCTTTAGCCAACGATTGAGCAG GGGTTTTAATGATGCAGTGAATGGTTTTAATGACAATGGATGGTCGTTGATCAATTGTGAAGGTGCTGAGGATGTGGTACTCACTGTGAATTCTACGAAAAGTTTTGGCACAACTTCGAACCCTGCTAACTCCTTGACATTTCCTGGGGGAGTTCTTTGTGCTAAGGCATCTATGCTGCTCCAA AACATTCCTCCTGCCGTGTTAGTTCGTTTCTTGAGAGAACACCGCTCAGAGTGGGCTGATTTCAACATTGATGCATACTCCGCAGCAACCCTTAAAGCCAATTCATATACATATCCAGGGATGAGACCCACGAGGTTTACCGGTAGCCAAATCATCATGCCACTTGGTCACACAATTGAGCACGAAGAG TTGCTTGAAGTAATCCGACTTGAAGGACATCCTATGGTACAAGAAGATGCTTTTGTTTCAAGGGATATTCATCTTCTTCAG ATATGTAGTGGAATTGACGAGAATGCTGTTGGAGCTTGTTCAGAACTCATTTTCGCTCCTATTGATGAGATGTTCCCAGATGATGCCCCATTATTGCCTTCTGGCTTTCGAATCATCCCGTTGGATTCCAGAACA AGTGATGCTAAAGGTAGTCAACGGACTCTGGATCTAACATCAAGTCTTGAAGTGGGTTCAGGAACAAGCAATACTGCTGGAGATGCATCATCAAGTCAGAGTGCTAGATCAGTCTTAACTATTGCATTCCAGTTTCCTTTTGAAAGTAGCTTGCAGGATAATGTTGCAAATATGGCACATCAGTACGTACGTAGCGTCATCTCCTCGGTGCAGAGAGTTGCGATGGCCATATCTCCATCTGGGGGTGGTCCAGCTCTAGGTCCAAAGCTGTCTCCTGGTTCTCCAGAAGCTCTCACTCTAGCACATTGGATATGCAAAAGCTATAG TTTCCAATTGGGAACGGAGTTGATCAAGTCAGATTCCTTGGAAGGTGATTCCCTGTTGAAAAATCTCTGGAATCATCAGGATGCAATATTGTGCTGTTCCCTGAAG CAGTCTCTGCCCGTTTTCCTGTTTGCCAACCAAGCTGGGCTTGACATGTTGGAGACAACTCTAGTAGCCTTACAAGACATCACATTGGACAAGATTTTTGATGAGTCGGGTCGAAAAGCTTTGTGTGCTGATTTCCCTAAGTTAATGCAGCAG GGATTTGCTTACTTGCCTGGAGGAATCTGTGCATCAACAATGGGACGACACGTTTCATACGAACAAGCTGTTGCATGGAAAGTCCTTGAGGCAGACGAAACAACAGTCCATTGCCTCGCCTTCTCATTCATAAACTGGTCTTTTGTTTGA
- the LOC103501950 gene encoding homeobox-leucine zipper protein REVOLUTA isoform X2 has translation MAMAIAHHRESSSGSITRHLDSSGKYVRYTSEQVEALERVYAECPKPSSLRRQQLVRECPILSNIEPKQIKVWFQNRRCREKQRKEASRLQTVNRKLNAMNKLLMEENDRLQKQVSQLVCENGFMRQQLHTVPAAATADASCDSVVTTPQPSRRDANNPAGLLSIAEETLAEFLSKATGTAVDWVQMPGMKPGPDSVGIFAISQSCGGVAARACGLVSLEPSKIAEILKDRPSWFRDCRSLEVFTMFPAGNGGTIELVYTQVYAPTTLAPARDFWTLRYTITLENGSLVVCERSLSGSGAGPSEAAAAQFVRAEMLPSGYLIRPCEGGGSIIHIVDHLNLEAWNVPEVLRPLYESSKVVAQKMTIAALRYVRQIAQETSGEVVYGLGRQPAVLRTFSQRLSRGFNDAVNGFNDNGWSLINCEGAEDVVLTVNSTKSFGTTSNPANSLTFPGGVLCAKASMLLQNIPPAVLVRFLREHRSEWADFNIDAYSAATLKANSYTYPGMRPTRFTGSQIIMPLGHTIEHEELLEVIRLEGHPMVQEDAFVSRDIHLLQICSGIDENAVGACSELIFAPIDEMFPDDAPLLPSGFRIIPLDSRTSDAKGSQRTLDLTSSLEVGSGTSNTAGDASSSQSARSVLTIAFQFPFESSLQDNVANMAHQYVRSVISSVQRVAMAISPSGGGPALGPKLSPGSPEALTLAHWICKSYSFQLGTELIKSDSLEGDSLLKNLWNHQDAILCCSLKSLPVFLFANQAGLDMLETTLVALQDITLDKIFDESGRKALCADFPKLMQQGFAYLPGGICASTMGRHVSYEQAVAWKVLEADETTVHCLAFSFINWSFV, from the exons ATGGCCATGGCCATAGCTCATCACAGAGAGAGTAGTAGTGGGAGTATAACCAGGCATCTTGATAGTTCTGGGAAGTACGTTCGTTACACTTCAGAGCAGGTGGAGGCTCTTGAGAGAGTTTATGCTGAGTGCCCTAAGCCGAGTTCTCTTCGACGCCAGCAGCTTGTTCGGGAATGCCCAATTCTTTCCAACATAGAGCCCAAGCAGATCAAAGTCTGGTTTCAGAATCGCAG ATGTAGGGAGAAGCAAAGGAAGGAAGCTTCTCGGCTGCAAACGGTGAACAGAAAATTGAATGCTATGAACAAGTTGTTAATGGAGGAGAATGATCGGCTGCAGAAACAAGTGTCGCAATTGGTGTGTGAAAATGGGTTTATGCGGCAGCAATTGCATACA GTGCCGGCAGCAGCAACTGCTGATGCAAGCTGTGATTCTGTGGTCACCACTCCTCAACCCTCTCGACGAGATGCTAATAACCCAGCTGG ACTCCTCTCCATTGCAGAGGAGACCTTGGCAGAGTTCCTTTCAAAGGCTACAGGAACTGCTGTCGATTGGGTCCAGATGCCTGGGATGAAG CCTGGTCCGGATTCTGTTGGGATCTTTGCCATTTCACAAAGTTGTGGTGGAGTGGCAGCAAGAGCCTGTGGTCTTGTAAGTTTGGAGCCTTCGAAG ATTGCAGAGATCCTTAAAGATCGTCCATCATGGTTTCGTGATTGTCGAAGCCTTGAGGTTTTTACCATGTTTCCAGCTGGAAATGGTGGGACAATTGAACTTGTTTACACGCAG GTGTATGCTCCAACTACCCTTGCTCCTGCACGTGATTTTTGGACTCTAAGATATACAATAACTTTAGAAAATGGAAGCCTTGTG GTTTGCGAGAGATCTCTCTCTGGTTCTGGTGCTGGTCCTAGTGAAGCTGCTGCTGCTCAGTTTGTGAGAGCTGAGATGCTCCCAAGTGGTTATCTGATTCGACCATGTGAGGGTGGTGGGTCTATCATACATATTGTTGATCACCTAAATCTTGAG GCGTGGAATGTTCCTGAGGTGCTGCGGCCACTTTATGAATCGTCGAAAGTAGTGGCCCAGAAGATGACAATAGCA GCTCTGCGATACGTTAGGCAAATAGCCCAGGAGACAAGTGGTGAAGTGGTTTATGGTCTTGGCCGGCAACCTGCTGTTTTGCGAACCTTTAGCCAACGATTGAGCAG GGGTTTTAATGATGCAGTGAATGGTTTTAATGACAATGGATGGTCGTTGATCAATTGTGAAGGTGCTGAGGATGTGGTACTCACTGTGAATTCTACGAAAAGTTTTGGCACAACTTCGAACCCTGCTAACTCCTTGACATTTCCTGGGGGAGTTCTTTGTGCTAAGGCATCTATGCTGCTCCAA AACATTCCTCCTGCCGTGTTAGTTCGTTTCTTGAGAGAACACCGCTCAGAGTGGGCTGATTTCAACATTGATGCATACTCCGCAGCAACCCTTAAAGCCAATTCATATACATATCCAGGGATGAGACCCACGAGGTTTACCGGTAGCCAAATCATCATGCCACTTGGTCACACAATTGAGCACGAAGAG TTGCTTGAAGTAATCCGACTTGAAGGACATCCTATGGTACAAGAAGATGCTTTTGTTTCAAGGGATATTCATCTTCTTCAG ATATGTAGTGGAATTGACGAGAATGCTGTTGGAGCTTGTTCAGAACTCATTTTCGCTCCTATTGATGAGATGTTCCCAGATGATGCCCCATTATTGCCTTCTGGCTTTCGAATCATCCCGTTGGATTCCAGAACA AGTGATGCTAAAGGTAGTCAACGGACTCTGGATCTAACATCAAGTCTTGAAGTGGGTTCAGGAACAAGCAATACTGCTGGAGATGCATCATCAAGTCAGAGTGCTAGATCAGTCTTAACTATTGCATTCCAGTTTCCTTTTGAAAGTAGCTTGCAGGATAATGTTGCAAATATGGCACATCAGTACGTACGTAGCGTCATCTCCTCGGTGCAGAGAGTTGCGATGGCCATATCTCCATCTGGGGGTGGTCCAGCTCTAGGTCCAAAGCTGTCTCCTGGTTCTCCAGAAGCTCTCACTCTAGCACATTGGATATGCAAAAGCTATAG TTTCCAATTGGGAACGGAGTTGATCAAGTCAGATTCCTTGGAAGGTGATTCCCTGTTGAAAAATCTCTGGAATCATCAGGATGCAATATTGTGCTGTTCCCTGAAG TCTCTGCCCGTTTTCCTGTTTGCCAACCAAGCTGGGCTTGACATGTTGGAGACAACTCTAGTAGCCTTACAAGACATCACATTGGACAAGATTTTTGATGAGTCGGGTCGAAAAGCTTTGTGTGCTGATTTCCCTAAGTTAATGCAGCAG GGATTTGCTTACTTGCCTGGAGGAATCTGTGCATCAACAATGGGACGACACGTTTCATACGAACAAGCTGTTGCATGGAAAGTCCTTGAGGCAGACGAAACAACAGTCCATTGCCTCGCCTTCTCATTCATAAACTGGTCTTTTGTTTGA